In Geoalkalibacter ferrihydriticus DSM 17813, the genomic stretch CTTGATTTTCTGGTGGAATTTCGGCCCGGGGAAAAAAATTACGACCACTTCTTCGACCTGGCGGAACTGCTGGAAAGTCTGTTCGGCCAGGTCGATCTGTTGACCGTTGAATCGGTCAGCCCTGTGCTGCGAAAGCGGATTTTTGAAGATGCACGCTTCGAAACCATCGGCGTCGGGCGGGACGCTGCTTGCTATTTTTCTATTTGCCGGAATTAGCGGACATTTCTCTTTTGTTTTGCAGAGCCCCTCCGTCACCGGGATCTGCGCCTTCAGAGAATCACCGATCGGATCCGCCCAAGTATTACTCCAACAACCGGACCTTTAATTCCGGCTCCAGTCGAACCAAACCTTGGTCATTGGTAATAAAGCTTTCAGCTCTGCCGGCCAAGGCGGTGGCGGCGTGGATGGCGTCGGGGGTGCGGATGCCGTAGCTGGCGCGCAACCTGGCGGCGTCAGCGGCGATCGCGGCGGTCAGGGGGATGATTTCCAGATGAGGGTAGTTGCTCAATGTTTCCGTCAGCTTCTCGATCGTCTCCAGATCACCGTCGCGGTAGGCGGGTACCAGCAACTCGGCAAAGACCAGACTGGCCATCACCGCCGATACCCGGCCGGTCTCGATCTGTCGGAAAAGCTCCCTGA encodes the following:
- a CDS encoding nucleotidyltransferase family protein; amino-acid sequence: MFPEACCRKLGIGLFSTNFQQTYVTREFSVKSDEFFKTINNHRSELYRLGVSRIGLFGSAVRNEARSDSDLDFLVEFRPGEKNYDHFFDLAELLESLFGQVDLLTVESVSPVLRKRIFEDARFETIGVGRDAACYFSICRN
- a CDS encoding type II toxin-antitoxin system VapC family toxin, which produces MKPDALKMGERIALDTVTLIYFLEKHPTHYPTVRELFRQIETGRVSAVMASLVFAELLVPAYRDGDLETIEKLTETLSNYPHLEIIPLTAAIAADAARLRASYGIRTPDAIHAATALAGRAESFITNDQGLVRLEPELKVRLLE